A single genomic interval of Fragaria vesca subsp. vesca chloroplast, complete genome harbors:
- the psbZ gene encoding photosystem II protein Z, translating to MTIAFQLAVFALIATSLILLISVPVVFASPEGWSGNKNVVFSGTSLWIGLVFLVGILNSLIS from the coding sequence ATGACTATTGCTTTCCAGCTGGCTGTTTTTGCATTAATTGCTACTTCATTAATCTTACTGATTAGTGTACCTGTTGTATTTGCTTCTCCTGAGGGTTGGTCGGGTAACAAAAATGTTGTATTTTCCGGTACATCATTATGGATTGGATTAGTCTTTCTGGTGGGTATCCTTAATTCTCTCATCTCTTGA